In a genomic window of Lacrimispora sp. BS-2:
- a CDS encoding CPBP family intramembrane glutamic endopeptidase yields MEDKRNAWKAFTRVGIGYGAFLLVTLVIQLEIGVIALALSRIGIEITFGNWYMLIVSLANYVVGGIVAYIIVKDMPVLCRPQVQKARAGMLVSGFLICMSALFFGNLIGRALMAIVSTLLGKPMINPVEEVMKGLSTWAIFLTMVIMAPVCEEILFRKILIDRIRLYGDKAAILVSSVVFALSHGNFYQFFYAFGIGLVFAYIYIKTGRLRYTIIFHMAINFLGSVVALKIGENLMLTIGYSIFMLGAVFAGTALFFTSQKKLVFHPGPVETWGKGAFKVLFLNLGMILFFAVSAVTFVISEIS; encoded by the coding sequence GTGGAAGATAAAAGAAATGCGTGGAAAGCATTTACAAGAGTGGGCATCGGTTACGGAGCATTCCTCCTTGTGACGCTTGTGATACAGCTTGAGATAGGGGTCATTGCTCTTGCATTGTCCAGGATTGGAATAGAAATAACCTTTGGTAACTGGTATATGTTGATTGTATCCCTGGCTAATTACGTTGTGGGAGGAATTGTTGCCTATATCATTGTGAAGGATATGCCGGTTTTATGCAGGCCCCAGGTACAAAAGGCCAGGGCAGGAATGCTTGTTTCTGGATTTTTGATCTGCATGAGCGCCCTGTTTTTCGGAAATCTCATTGGCCGGGCCCTTATGGCCATTGTAAGCACCCTTTTGGGAAAGCCTATGATCAACCCGGTAGAGGAGGTGATGAAGGGCTTAAGCACCTGGGCGATTTTTCTCACCATGGTAATAATGGCTCCTGTTTGTGAGGAGATTTTGTTTCGCAAAATTTTGATCGACCGGATCCGGCTTTATGGAGACAAGGCGGCGATCCTGGTATCAAGTGTTGTCTTTGCCCTGAGTCATGGGAATTTCTATCAGTTCTTTTATGCGTTTGGAATTGGCCTGGTGTTTGCATATATTTATATTAAGACGGGAAGACTTCGCTATACCATTATTTTTCACATGGCAATCAATTTTCTCGGCTCTGTTGTGGCGCTTAAAATCGGAGAGAATCTGATGCTGACGATAGGCTATTCCATATTTATGCTTGGAGCAGTTTTTGCCGGAACCGCTTTGTTTTTTACCAGTCAAAAAAAACTGGTGTTCCATCCGGGGCCTGTGGAGACCTGGGGCAAAGGGGCTTTTAAAGTACTTTTTTTAAATCTTGGAATGATCCTGTTTTTTGCGGTTTCTGCCGTAACCTTTGTTATTTCGGAGATTTCGTAA
- a CDS encoding isochorismatase family cysteine hydrolase — translation MKKLLIVVDMQKDFIDGSLGTPEAVSIVPNVKRKIEEYQEAGDEVIFTLDTHEETYLNSQEGKKLPVAHCVRGTAGWELDDSLKEFQGMRFEKNTFGSSVLGEYVAEREYESIELVGLCTDICVISNALLVKAFLPEIPVMVDSSCCAGVTLKSHENALEAMKMCQIEVL, via the coding sequence ATGAAGAAGTTATTGATCGTTGTAGATATGCAAAAGGATTTTATCGACGGCTCTCTGGGAACACCGGAGGCGGTGTCTATCGTTCCTAATGTAAAAAGAAAAATAGAGGAATATCAGGAAGCCGGAGATGAGGTGATCTTCACCCTGGATACCCATGAGGAGACTTATCTTAATTCTCAGGAAGGGAAAAAGCTTCCGGTCGCTCATTGTGTCAGGGGAACTGCCGGCTGGGAGCTTGATGATTCCTTAAAAGAGTTTCAGGGAATGCGTTTTGAAAAAAACACCTTTGGAAGCTCGGTGCTTGGAGAATATGTGGCAGAAAGAGAGTATGAATCCATTGAATTGGTGGGCTTATGTACGGACATCTGCGTAATATCCAATGCCCTGCTGGTCAAAGCCTTTCTTCCGGAGATTCCAGTTATGGTGGACTCCTCCTGCTGTGCCGGTGTGACTTTAAAAAGCCATGAGAATGCGTTAGAGGCTATGAAGATGTGCCAAATCGAGGTTTTATAA
- the aroF gene encoding 3-deoxy-7-phosphoheptulonate synthase → MIIIMKANASEEAVDKIKYLIESNGLQAHLSKGTEVTIVGVVGDKTKLQGTNIEMLEGVDKIVAVTETYKLVNKKFHPEDSVITIGNAKIGPGHLTMMAGPCAIENHDMVLETAFAVKKAGAQFLRGGAYKPRTSPYAFQGLEEEGLKYMKEAREATGLNIVCEVTSLRALETSVKYVDMIQIGARNMQNFELLKEAGKAGIPVLLKRGLSATIDEWLNAAEYIASEGNPNIVLCERGIRTYETATRNTLDISAVPVIRAKSHLPIIIDPSHATGVRAYIEPISKAAIAVGADGLIVEVHPCPSCALSDGPQSLTFEQFENLTEELRPYAKLAGRTS, encoded by the coding sequence ATGATCATCATTATGAAAGCAAATGCTTCCGAGGAAGCAGTAGATAAAATCAAGTACTTAATCGAATCAAACGGACTTCAGGCCCATTTATCAAAAGGGACGGAAGTAACTATAGTAGGCGTTGTAGGAGATAAGACAAAGCTCCAGGGCACAAACATCGAGATGCTGGAAGGTGTTGACAAAATCGTTGCCGTGACCGAAACCTACAAGCTGGTGAACAAAAAATTTCATCCGGAAGATTCCGTCATAACCATTGGAAACGCAAAAATCGGTCCGGGCCATCTTACCATGATGGCCGGTCCATGCGCCATTGAAAATCACGATATGGTCCTGGAAACTGCATTTGCAGTAAAAAAAGCAGGCGCCCAGTTCCTGCGCGGCGGAGCCTACAAGCCCAGGACCTCCCCTTACGCATTCCAGGGCCTGGAAGAGGAAGGGCTGAAATACATGAAGGAAGCCAGGGAAGCCACCGGGCTTAATATCGTTTGTGAGGTCACAAGCCTGCGTGCTCTTGAAACGTCTGTAAAATATGTGGACATGATCCAGATCGGCGCACGGAACATGCAGAATTTCGAGCTTTTAAAAGAAGCTGGAAAAGCCGGTATACCGGTTCTATTAAAAAGAGGACTGTCCGCCACCATTGATGAATGGCTGAATGCTGCAGAATACATCGCCTCCGAAGGAAATCCAAATATCGTTCTTTGCGAACGAGGCATCCGTACCTACGAAACTGCCACCAGAAACACTCTGGATATCAGCGCCGTACCGGTTATCCGCGCCAAGAGCCACCTTCCTATCATCATTGACCCAAGCCATGCCACCGGAGTAAGGGCTTATATTGAGCCGATTTCCAAGGCTGCCATAGCAGTAGGAGCCGACGGCCTGATTGTGGAAGTCCATCCCTGCCCATCCTGCGCCCTGTCCGACGGCCCCCAGTCCCTGACCTTTGAACAGTTTGAGAATCTGACAGAAGAATTAAGGCCTTACGCCAAGCTTGCGGGGAGGACGTCTTAA
- a CDS encoding BadF/BadG/BcrA/BcrD ATPase family protein codes for MKGYYAGLDIGGTNGRLKICDPDGAVLGEFTAPGCSLNTDGIEKSRLRYRSLVLPALDELKLDPGCCLGICVAASGIDSPSDEHDCKSSFEEMGFPHERLLVLNDCQVFLHMTEEPALVVISGTGSICFGRDKKGSIYRTGGWNHIISDEGSGFDMGLKVLKAVGDELSGRIKCPVLTPLIIEKTGLDSLEKIDDFINANLMEKSEIARLSLFAFQAASQGDREAIRIHRECGAALWGLIRDTFAKMDLKSPADKLNLWLWGSVLVKNDMIHSIVEEKVREGMPGTEIGIPKMSALDTALKAARSL; via the coding sequence ATGAAAGGATATTATGCAGGATTGGATATTGGTGGAACTAACGGGCGGCTAAAAATCTGTGATCCGGATGGGGCTGTACTTGGAGAATTTACGGCACCGGGATGCAGCCTCAATACGGATGGAATAGAAAAAAGCCGGCTTCGATACCGTAGTCTGGTGCTCCCGGCGCTTGATGAGTTAAAACTGGATCCCGGCTGTTGTCTGGGGATTTGTGTAGCAGCCAGCGGGATCGATTCTCCGTCAGATGAGCATGATTGTAAGTCCAGCTTTGAAGAGATGGGATTTCCTCATGAAAGGCTTCTGGTGTTAAATGACTGCCAGGTGTTCCTTCACATGACGGAAGAACCGGCCCTGGTAGTCATCTCAGGGACTGGTTCGATATGCTTTGGGAGAGATAAAAAAGGAAGTATATACCGGACCGGCGGCTGGAACCACATCATCAGCGATGAGGGAAGTGGGTTTGATATGGGCTTAAAAGTCTTAAAAGCAGTAGGAGATGAGCTGTCCGGACGAATCAAATGTCCCGTTCTCACACCTCTTATTATAGAGAAAACAGGGCTTGATTCGCTGGAAAAAATAGACGATTTTATCAACGCCAATCTTATGGAAAAGTCGGAGATCGCCAGACTATCCTTATTTGCATTTCAGGCAGCTTCCCAGGGCGATCGTGAAGCCATCCGCATTCACCGGGAATGCGGGGCGGCTTTGTGGGGACTTATCCGGGATACCTTTGCCAAGATGGATTTAAAGAGTCCGGCGGATAAGCTAAACCTTTGGCTCTGGGGCAGTGTTCTGGTTAAAAATGATATGATCCACAGTATAGTGGAAGAGAAAGTCCGGGAAGGGATGCCGGGTACTGAGATCGGGATACCAAAGATGAGTGCCCTGGATACGGCACTTAAGGCGGCCAGATCACTGTAA
- a CDS encoding prephenate dehydrogenase, translated as MSDAAIAFIGLGLIGGSIARGIKREEPDTKIMAYMRTRSRLLQAKDDGIVDVILEGIGEELRECDLIFLCTPVEYNAKYLSEIQPFLKPGAIITDVGSTKTDIHEEVSRLGLESRFVGGHPMAGSEKTGYENSTDHLLENAYYIITPTASSTEEQVNRLVRIAGMIGSIPLVLDYHEHDFITAAISHLPHIVASSLVNLVKASDNKEGLMKRLAAGGFKDITRIASSSPEMWEQICMTNSRNLSVILERYIASLSQILDELRANDNQYIYQLFETSRDYRNSFSEKVPGLIAPEYSFTVDMADEVGAISTLSVILAAKGISIKNIGINHNREHGEGTLRIGFYDKETMDNAWKQLERYHYDLISN; from the coding sequence ATGAGTGATGCCGCTATTGCCTTTATCGGGCTTGGTCTCATCGGCGGCTCTATCGCCAGAGGGATCAAGCGTGAAGAACCTGATACAAAAATCATGGCCTACATGCGCACCCGTTCCAGGCTTTTGCAGGCAAAAGATGACGGGATCGTGGATGTTATCTTAGAGGGAATCGGAGAAGAGCTCCGTGAATGTGATCTTATCTTCCTCTGTACTCCTGTGGAGTACAACGCAAAGTATCTGTCGGAAATCCAGCCCTTCCTAAAACCGGGAGCAATAATCACCGACGTAGGAAGCACCAAGACAGACATTCACGAAGAGGTAAGCCGTCTTGGCCTGGAAAGCCGGTTTGTGGGAGGACACCCGATGGCCGGTTCGGAAAAGACCGGATATGAAAATTCCACCGACCATTTACTTGAAAATGCCTATTATATCATTACCCCCACCGCGTCTTCCACAGAGGAACAGGTAAACCGCCTGGTGCGGATCGCAGGCATGATCGGCTCCATTCCCCTTGTTCTCGATTATCATGAACATGACTTTATTACAGCCGCAATCAGCCATCTGCCCCATATCGTAGCCTCCAGCCTGGTGAACCTGGTAAAGGCTTCTGACAATAAAGAGGGGCTTATGAAGCGGCTCGCAGCCGGAGGCTTTAAGGATATTACAAGAATCGCTTCCTCCTCACCGGAAATGTGGGAGCAGATCTGTATGACAAACAGCCGGAATCTTTCCGTGATTCTGGAACGATACATTGCTTCCTTAAGCCAGATCCTGGACGAGCTTAGGGCAAATGACAATCAATATATTTACCAGCTTTTTGAAACTTCCAGAGATTACCGCAACTCCTTTTCTGAAAAGGTTCCGGGTCTCATTGCACCGGAGTATTCCTTTACCGTTGACATGGCTGACGAAGTAGGCGCCATTTCTACCTTATCCGTCATCCTGGCCGCTAAGGGAATCAGTATTAAGAATATCGGCATCAACCACAACAGAGAACACGGAGAAGGAACCTTAAGGATTGGGTTTTATGACAAAGAAACCATGGATAACGCATGGAAGCAGCTGGAACGGTACCATTATGATTTAATTTCAAATTAA
- a CDS encoding reverse transcriptase family protein, with protein MYKTDLWKYCTPEYCRDMLLSFRLLGNTSWPDQKIMACLYAFSNHTERHYHTVRIPKRDGRTRSLTVPDYMLMRIQRNILHHILDGYAVSGCATAYHKGAGVVSNARGHTGKNVVVKLDIKDFFGSISFPMVLKSVFPVRYFPPAVGTMLTALCCCNEFLPQGAPTSPAVSNLVMKDFDEFINKWCGNKGISYTRYCDDMTFSGDFNPGLVIRKVSGFLNAMGFELNETKTRILYRNGRQSVTGIVVNEKLQVSGDYRRKLRQEIFYCLKYGVKSHLERSKSDLRVPESQYLVSLIGRIQYVLLINPEDQWFKEAEQKLLAVLGRKSE; from the coding sequence ATGTATAAGACAGATTTATGGAAATATTGTACGCCGGAGTATTGCAGGGACATGCTGTTATCTTTCCGACTTCTGGGGAACACCAGTTGGCCGGACCAGAAGATAATGGCATGTCTTTATGCTTTCAGCAACCATACGGAACGCCATTATCATACCGTCCGTATTCCAAAGAGAGACGGAAGAACGCGGAGTCTTACGGTGCCGGATTACATGCTGATGAGAATACAGAGAAATATCCTGCATCATATCCTGGACGGATATGCGGTCTCCGGCTGTGCCACAGCCTACCACAAAGGTGCAGGAGTGGTGTCCAATGCCAGGGGCCATACAGGAAAAAATGTGGTGGTAAAACTGGATATAAAAGATTTTTTCGGAAGTATTTCATTTCCCATGGTGTTAAAAAGCGTTTTTCCTGTCAGGTATTTCCCTCCTGCGGTAGGAACCATGCTGACTGCCTTATGCTGCTGCAACGAATTTCTGCCTCAGGGGGCTCCCACATCGCCCGCAGTTTCCAACCTGGTTATGAAGGATTTTGATGAATTCATAAACAAATGGTGCGGGAATAAAGGAATCTCCTATACCAGGTACTGTGATGATATGACGTTTTCCGGTGATTTTAACCCGGGCCTGGTTATCCGGAAGGTCTCCGGTTTTTTAAATGCCATGGGGTTTGAACTCAATGAAACGAAGACCAGGATTCTATACCGCAACGGAAGACAGTCTGTCACGGGTATCGTGGTCAATGAGAAACTACAGGTTTCGGGGGATTACAGAAGAAAGCTGCGGCAGGAGATTTTTTACTGCCTGAAATACGGGGTAAAGTCCCACCTGGAGAGGAGCAAAAGTGATTTGCGGGTTCCGGAGAGTCAGTATCTTGTTTCTCTTATAGGAAGAATACAGTATGTCCTTTTGATAAATCCTGAGGATCAGTGGTTTAAAGAAGCGGAGCAAAAGCTTTTGGCTGTACTTGGCAGGAAATCAGAATGA
- a CDS encoding GNAT family N-acetyltransferase, producing the protein MHSHVAAMFHDWEEALIWSCLQGHMGNIILDNEKNPASAMIQIGDFCFIAGQPNTALFHDIEGEKLLIPKDKAWEALIEDFFDSRVNKIFRYAIKKEPDVFDNARLTSFINGLDDCYELRMIDREVYELARKEAWSVDLCSQFNDYADYQRWAFGVSILHNGKLVAGASPYAVYNNGIEIEIDTRPDYRGKGLATVCGAKLILECLARNLYPSWDAHDLRSVALAEKLGYHLSHPYVTYELKGR; encoded by the coding sequence ATGCACAGCCATGTTGCAGCCATGTTTCATGATTGGGAAGAAGCTTTAATTTGGTCATGTTTGCAAGGTCATATGGGAAATATTATCTTAGATAATGAAAAAAATCCCGCGTCTGCAATGATTCAAATCGGTGACTTCTGCTTTATTGCAGGCCAGCCAAATACCGCCCTGTTTCATGATATAGAAGGAGAAAAGCTGCTCATACCGAAAGATAAAGCCTGGGAAGCACTGATCGAGGATTTTTTTGATAGCCGGGTAAATAAAATATTTCGCTATGCAATTAAAAAGGAACCAGATGTTTTTGATAATGCAAGACTGACTTCTTTCATTAATGGCCTCGATGATTGTTATGAGCTTCGGATGATAGACAGAGAAGTATATGAATTGGCTCGAAAGGAAGCATGGTCTGTGGATTTATGTTCTCAGTTTAATGATTATGCCGACTATCAGCGCTGGGCATTCGGTGTATCCATTTTACACAATGGTAAATTGGTGGCAGGCGCTTCCCCTTATGCTGTTTATAATAATGGTATTGAAATAGAGATAGATACAAGGCCCGATTATAGAGGCAAGGGATTGGCGACAGTGTGTGGCGCCAAATTGATACTTGAATGCCTGGCACGAAATCTTTATCCAAGTTGGGACGCTCATGACTTACGTTCTGTTGCCTTAGCGGAAAAACTCGGTTATCACCTTTCCCATCCATATGTGACATATGAACTGAAGGGCAGGTAG
- a CDS encoding elongation factor G gives MNVYGTKQIRNVALLGHGGAGKTTLAEAMALITGAISRMGKITDGNTISDYDKEEIKRQFSISTTLIPLEYKGEDGPIKINLLDTPGYFDFVGEVEEAISVADAAVIVVNCKAGIEVGTLKAWELCEKYKLPRLFFVTNMDDDHASFRELLLKLDKEFGRKIAPFHLPIRENEKFVGFVNVVKMAGRRFTVNSDYEECEIPEYSQKNLGIAREALMEAVAETSEEYMERYFSGDEFTIDEISSALREHVIKGNIVPVMLGSGINAQGAKMVLQAIDKYFPSPDYFECIGVDVSTGERFTAQYNDHVSLSARVFKTIVDPFIGKYSLLKICTGTLKPDSAIFNVNKDTEEKVGKLYVLRGKDAIEVTELKAGDIGAVSKLNVTQTGDTIALRSAPIVYHKPEISTPYTYMRYKTKTKGDDDKVSTALAKLTEEDWTLKVVNDTENRQSLLYAIGDQQLDVVVSKLLNRYKVDIELSKPKFAFRETLRKKVEVQGKYKKQSGGHGQYGDVKMSFEPSGDLETPYVFDECVFGGAVPRNYFPAVEKGIAECVLKGPLAAYPVVGLKATLTDGSYHPVDSSELAFKMAATLAFKKGFMDANPVLLEPIASLKVTVPDKFTGDVMGDLNRRRGRVLGMNSNHNGKQIIEADVPMSELFGYNTDLRSMTGGIGTYEYEFSRYELAPGDVQKREIEERASKIDRVES, from the coding sequence ATGAACGTGTATGGAACCAAACAGATCCGTAACGTCGCCTTACTTGGGCACGGGGGCGCCGGTAAAACCACCCTGGCAGAAGCTATGGCGTTGATTACCGGAGCCATCAGCAGAATGGGAAAAATTACCGATGGCAATACCATCAGCGATTATGACAAAGAAGAGATCAAGAGACAGTTCTCCATCTCTACTACCCTGATTCCTTTGGAGTATAAAGGAGAGGATGGACCGATCAAGATCAATCTGCTTGATACTCCCGGATATTTTGATTTTGTTGGCGAGGTTGAAGAAGCCATCAGTGTTGCGGATGCAGCAGTAATAGTTGTAAATTGTAAGGCAGGTATTGAAGTTGGAACATTAAAAGCGTGGGAACTGTGCGAAAAGTACAAGTTACCCAGACTTTTCTTTGTGACAAATATGGATGACGATCATGCAAGTTTCCGTGAATTGTTATTAAAGCTTGATAAAGAATTCGGAAGAAAGATAGCGCCGTTCCACCTCCCCATTCGTGAAAACGAAAAGTTCGTAGGTTTTGTTAATGTTGTAAAGATGGCAGGCCGGCGTTTTACCGTTAATAGTGATTATGAAGAATGTGAGATTCCTGAATATAGCCAGAAGAACCTGGGAATTGCCCGTGAAGCTCTTATGGAGGCCGTGGCGGAAACCAGCGAGGAATATATGGAGCGCTATTTCTCCGGTGACGAGTTCACCATTGATGAGATTTCTTCTGCTCTTCGGGAACATGTGATAAAAGGAAACATTGTTCCGGTCATGCTGGGATCCGGAATCAACGCCCAGGGCGCCAAGATGGTGCTTCAGGCCATAGATAAGTATTTTCCATCCCCCGATTACTTTGAGTGCATCGGCGTGGATGTTTCCACAGGGGAGCGCTTTACAGCCCAATATAACGATCATGTATCCCTGTCTGCCCGTGTATTTAAGACCATTGTGGACCCGTTTATCGGAAAGTATTCCCTGCTTAAGATTTGTACCGGCACCTTAAAGCCTGATTCCGCTATTTTTAACGTGAATAAGGACACAGAGGAAAAAGTCGGAAAGCTTTACGTTTTAAGAGGAAAGGATGCCATCGAAGTTACGGAATTAAAGGCAGGAGATATCGGAGCAGTGTCAAAGCTCAACGTGACCCAGACCGGTGATACCATTGCCCTCCGTTCTGCTCCCATCGTATATCATAAGCCGGAGATATCCACTCCATATACGTATATGCGTTATAAAACCAAGACAAAAGGCGACGATGATAAGGTTTCAACTGCTCTTGCAAAGCTGACGGAAGAGGATTGGACCTTAAAGGTAGTCAATGATACGGAAAACCGCCAGTCTCTCCTTTATGCCATTGGTGACCAGCAGCTTGATGTGGTTGTAAGCAAGCTTTTAAACCGCTATAAGGTTGACATTGAACTGAGCAAACCTAAATTTGCTTTCCGGGAGACCCTTCGTAAGAAAGTGGAAGTCCAGGGCAAGTATAAGAAGCAGTCCGGCGGACACGGACAGTACGGTGACGTTAAGATGAGCTTTGAGCCGTCCGGTGATCTGGAAACTCCTTATGTATTTGATGAATGCGTATTTGGCGGGGCTGTGCCGAGAAATTATTTCCCGGCAGTTGAAAAGGGTATTGCAGAGTGCGTCTTAAAAGGACCTCTTGCCGCTTACCCGGTAGTGGGATTAAAGGCTACGCTGACCGACGGCTCTTACCATCCGGTAGACTCCTCGGAGCTTGCCTTTAAGATGGCTGCGACCCTTGCTTTTAAAAAGGGATTTATGGATGCCAATCCGGTTCTGCTTGAACCCATTGCTTCCCTTAAGGTTACGGTCCCGGATAAATTCACCGGAGATGTTATGGGAGATTTAAACCGCAGAAGAGGCCGTGTTCTGGGAATGAATTCCAACCACAATGGAAAGCAGATCATTGAGGCGGATGTACCTATGTCCGAACTGTTCGGCTATAATACAGATCTTCGTTCTATGACCGGAGGCATTGGAACCTATGAGTATGAATTCAGCCGCTATGAACTGGCTCCAGGAGATGTTCAGAAGAGAGAAATAGAGGAGCGGGCTTCCAAGATTGACAGAGTAGAATCTTAA
- the aroA gene encoding 3-phosphoshikimate 1-carboxyvinyltransferase, producing MKFTKASPLKGEITIPGDKSISHRSVMFGSIAKGTTEISHFLQGADCLSTISCFRKMGIQIENSNDTVIVHGNGLRGLKKPETILDCGNSGTTTRLISGLLAAQDFDVTITGDESIQKRPMKRIMEPLSLMGADIKSVKENGCAPLSITGKKLHGIHYTSPVASAQIKSCILLAGLYAEGETKVTEPYVSRNHSEIMLKYFGASVNTEGTTACISPAEELYGNKMIVPGDISSAAYFIAAGLMVPDSEILIKHVGINPTRDGIIHVCRDMGADITLLEVNTDSGEPTADILVKSGTLHGVTIGGAIIPTLIDELPMIAAMACLAEGETIIKDAAELKVKESNRIEVMVKNLSAMGADVAETEDGMIIRGGKPLHGAVIDSRLDHRIAMTFAVTGLCAEGETEILGAECVNISYPGFYQDLKRLMK from the coding sequence ATGAAATTCACAAAAGCCTCCCCTTTAAAGGGCGAAATAACCATACCAGGTGACAAATCCATCTCTCACCGCAGCGTGATGTTTGGTTCCATTGCAAAGGGAACCACGGAAATCAGCCACTTTCTCCAAGGAGCCGACTGCCTTTCCACCATCTCCTGCTTCAGGAAAATGGGAATACAGATTGAAAACAGCAATGACACCGTTATTGTCCATGGAAACGGACTCCGGGGCTTAAAAAAACCGGAAACCATCTTAGACTGCGGAAACAGCGGTACCACCACACGCCTGATCTCCGGCCTTTTAGCTGCCCAGGATTTTGACGTAACCATAACCGGTGACGAATCCATTCAGAAACGTCCCATGAAGCGCATTATGGAGCCGTTATCCCTGATGGGAGCTGATATAAAGAGCGTAAAGGAAAATGGCTGCGCTCCCCTTTCCATAACCGGTAAAAAGCTTCACGGCATCCATTATACCAGCCCCGTGGCCTCTGCCCAGATAAAATCCTGCATTCTTTTAGCCGGACTGTATGCAGAAGGCGAGACAAAGGTTACGGAACCCTATGTGTCCAGAAATCATTCTGAAATCATGCTGAAGTACTTTGGTGCCAGTGTGAATACGGAAGGAACCACCGCATGTATTTCTCCTGCGGAAGAGCTCTACGGCAATAAAATGATTGTTCCGGGAGACATCTCTTCTGCTGCTTACTTTATTGCGGCAGGACTGATGGTTCCGGATTCTGAAATACTGATAAAGCATGTAGGCATTAACCCCACCCGGGACGGAATCATTCACGTTTGCCGGGATATGGGAGCAGATATCACCCTTTTAGAGGTAAATACGGATTCCGGGGAACCTACTGCGGATATTCTGGTAAAATCCGGCACTCTCCATGGCGTTACAATCGGCGGAGCTATCATACCTACCCTCATCGACGAGCTTCCCATGATCGCTGCTATGGCTTGTCTGGCAGAAGGGGAAACCATCATCAAGGATGCGGCCGAATTAAAGGTAAAGGAATCCAATCGTATTGAGGTCATGGTGAAGAATCTGTCTGCCATGGGAGCCGATGTCGCGGAAACAGAGGATGGCATGATCATCAGAGGGGGAAAGCCTCTTCACGGCGCTGTCATAGACAGCAGACTTGATCACCGGATCGCCATGACCTTTGCTGTGACCGGGCTGTGTGCAGAAGGGGAAACAGAAATTTTAGGCGCAGAATGCGTGAATATCTCTTATCCGGGTTTTTATCAGGATCTGAAGCGATTGATGAAATAA
- a CDS encoding ABC transporter substrate-binding protein has product MKKSIKTLLLAALAAAALSGCSSKAAPEKTADNNSTQASSNAEAGSETTKDGTSYTIGIGQFAEHGSLDNCRIGFLQGLAEEGIEEDKNLTVMYENAQADGGTASQIINNFLSKKADLICAIATPMAQSAYSGAKKANVPVIFTAVTDPTAAALAKEDGSPVGEITGTSDKLPVEKQLEMIRKILPDAKTIGILYSTSEVNSEAAIREYKAAAASYGFEIVEGPVSATADIPLATDSILEKVDCLNNLTDNTVVSSLPLILDKAGKKNIPVFGSEVEQVKIGCLASMGLDYVDLGRQTGIMAAKVLKGEAKASEMNFEVIREAAFYGNSKVAESLGITLPSELTGSAAEIFTDITH; this is encoded by the coding sequence ATGAAAAAATCAATCAAAACCCTGTTACTGGCAGCCCTGGCTGCTGCCGCACTCTCCGGCTGTTCTTCCAAGGCAGCTCCGGAAAAAACTGCTGATAATAATTCCACCCAGGCTTCTTCCAATGCAGAGGCAGGGAGTGAAACTACCAAGGACGGCACATCCTATACCATCGGCATCGGACAGTTTGCAGAGCATGGTTCCCTTGACAACTGCCGGATCGGCTTTTTACAGGGCCTTGCAGAGGAAGGGATCGAGGAAGACAAAAACTTAACGGTCATGTACGAAAATGCCCAGGCTGACGGAGGCACCGCAAGCCAGATCATAAACAACTTTCTTTCCAAAAAAGCGGATTTGATCTGCGCCATTGCTACCCCAATGGCCCAGTCCGCCTACAGCGGTGCAAAGAAAGCCAATGTTCCTGTCATTTTCACGGCAGTTACGGATCCAACAGCCGCAGCCCTGGCAAAAGAGGACGGAAGTCCGGTGGGTGAAATCACCGGAACCAGCGACAAGCTTCCAGTGGAAAAACAGTTGGAAATGATCCGCAAGATCCTTCCCGATGCCAAGACCATCGGAATCCTTTACAGCACCAGTGAAGTGAACTCAGAAGCAGCGATCAGGGAATATAAAGCCGCTGCCGCTTCCTATGGCTTTGAAATCGTAGAAGGCCCTGTATCCGCAACCGCTGATATCCCTCTGGCAACTGACAGCATTCTGGAAAAGGTGGACTGCTTAAACAATTTAACAGATAACACGGTAGTAAGCTCTCTTCCGCTAATCCTGGATAAGGCCGGAAAGAAGAACATCCCCGTATTCGGAAGTGAAGTAGAGCAGGTAAAAATCGGCTGTCTTGCCTCCATGGGGCTTGATTATGTGGACTTAGGCAGGCAGACCGGTATCATGGCCGCAAAGGTATTAAAGGGCGAAGCAAAGGCAAGCGAAATGAACTTTGAAGTGATCAGGGAAGCCGCGTTCTACGGAAATTCTAAGGTTGCCGAGAGCCTGGGAATCACCCTGCCGTCAGAGCTTACCGGCTCAGCCGCTGAAATTTTTACCGATATTACCCACTAG